One Paenibacillus riograndensis SBR5 DNA segment encodes these proteins:
- a CDS encoding helix-turn-helix domain-containing protein, translating to MFKRETGDTFVKYINRVRIGKAKEMMACMKELSLDKIAKMVGYKNQRTFFKVFRKLMMKLRDSSETGKVEVMTCLSMNSVQFH from the coding sequence ATATTTAAGCGGGAGACCGGAGATACATTCGTGAAATACATTAACCGGGTACGGATTGGGAAGGCTAAAGAAATGATGGCGTGCATGAAGGAATTGTCTTTGGATAAGATAGCCAAAATGGTAGGGTATAAAAACCAGCGGACTTTTTTTAAAGTATTTCGCAAATTAATGATGAAACTCCGGGACAGTTCAGAGACCGGAAAGGTTGAAGTAATGACCTGTTTATCCATGAATTCTGTTCAATTTCATTGA
- a CDS encoding restriction endonuclease — MAKTNYAEGRQVAHILRGLFILGGLGIYFSIPGLHWGFFFGILFGSIILGEVFGGMLTRKSRREKKARKSTKSANVRRSNTIKTKNNANSPSVKTPTKKLTDAQIIKADVRTLSGTDFERLMELYYIDQGYTVQRVGGSGDHEVDLILKGKEGYKIAVQCKRWKQDVGNDIVLRLKAGKQVHGCYDAWIVTTSNFTKAAKNTRRGKV, encoded by the coding sequence ATGGCCAAAACGAATTACGCAGAAGGCAGGCAGGTGGCACATATACTGCGAGGACTGTTTATTCTTGGAGGATTAGGGATTTATTTTAGTATTCCGGGATTGCACTGGGGATTTTTCTTTGGTATTTTATTTGGCTCTATCATTCTTGGAGAGGTCTTCGGCGGCATGTTGACCCGTAAGAGTCGGAGGGAAAAGAAGGCAAGGAAGTCTACCAAGAGTGCTAATGTGAGGCGGAGTAACACAATCAAAACTAAGAATAATGCTAATAGTCCTTCGGTTAAAACACCTACAAAAAAGTTAACAGATGCACAGATTATTAAAGCAGATGTAAGGACATTATCCGGTACTGATTTCGAAAGGTTAATGGAGCTGTACTACATAGATCAAGGCTATACCGTACAACGAGTCGGAGGTTCCGGTGATCATGAAGTGGATTTAATCCTCAAAGGCAAAGAGGGGTACAAAATCGCCGTGCAGTGCAAGCGCTGGAAACAGGATGTCGGAAATGATATTGTGCTGCGGCTTAAGGCTGGTAAGCAGGTTCATGGTTGTTATGATGCTTGGATAGTGACAACCAGTAATTTCACAAAGGCAGCTAAAAATACAAGGCGAGGTAAAGTGTAA
- a CDS encoding M15 family metallopeptidase, with the protein MLTLDQVNSKSAARLGGLHPVLLAAAHVLIQRCYARGIPIIITQGLRTIAEQNALYAQGRTRKGPIVTNARGGSSFHNYGLAMDFALLLPDGQNISWDMSRDGDGDKLADWQEVVQEAKKLGLEWGGDWTSFKDYSHLQMAFGLSIQELKAGRRPGADQVKEALKRINGGEDEVNKSVEISITLNGVKLTVGVLDNGTTYVPIRALAEALGAKVTYDPASKTVNVVTI; encoded by the coding sequence ATGCTGACTTTGGATCAGGTGAACAGTAAATCGGCAGCCCGGCTCGGCGGTCTTCATCCCGTCCTGCTGGCGGCTGCCCATGTTTTGATACAGCGTTGTTATGCCCGGGGCATCCCGATTATCATCACTCAGGGCTTGCGGACCATAGCTGAACAGAATGCCTTGTACGCGCAGGGCCGAACCAGGAAGGGACCGATTGTAACCAACGCGCGGGGCGGCAGCAGCTTTCATAATTACGGACTGGCGATGGACTTTGCACTGCTGCTGCCGGATGGACAGAACATCTCCTGGGACATGAGCCGGGATGGGGACGGAGACAAGCTCGCAGACTGGCAAGAGGTCGTACAGGAAGCCAAAAAGCTGGGACTTGAATGGGGCGGAGACTGGACTTCCTTTAAAGATTATTCCCATTTGCAGATGGCTTTTGGACTGAGTATTCAAGAGCTGAAGGCAGGCCGCCGCCCGGGCGCAGATCAGGTAAAAGAGGCTCTGAAACGGATCAACGGGGGTGAGGATGAAGTGAATAAGAGTGTGGAGATTTCGATCACCCTGAACGGAGTGAAGCTTACAGTCGGAGTATTGGATAACGGGACTACTTACGTCCCCATACGGGCATTGGCTGAAGCACTTGGAGCCAAGGTGACTTATGATCCGGCCAGCAAGACAGTGAATGTGGTGACAATATAA
- a CDS encoding sensor histidine kinase: MRSGWFKKRKLQPTLVVLLSIFILLLMGLLSIVMYYSTSRLISSKLSEASLSELEQVNSLLNQRMTSIKSTALSIVINPEIKEILARGSVADTYEQIRNNESASRILSNAAYSRSDISEIMIVTDRLSIYNYSNPNGFYELSRIEDKPIWAYVDDRKEGFIPPRPNDMRNDGYNPKILTYFHEIAYGGKSLGYVFINLQFSSFKNLLQGTATGNRLFYTDENNEMYNDEGDLLSGSAMDEMLRSFADHLQGYTYTHLDSSKYLSIFTSPNDFGWRIILFKPYKDVVEGISGLFTRLLLVVLICFILAVIAVIYFSRSITQPLKRLIRQMNKIGHGNFDIQLDSDYTNEIGQLNERFRIMSVKIHDLMEESEREQNQLREMELRALQSQINPHFLYNTLDAINWMAIRLKAPEISKMTSNLGKFFRLSLNKGRELTTIAAELEHLNSYIHIMRYKHNNRFEYEEDIAPELLSCETIKIILQPLVENCFVHGLGPSKGEGQIRVTGRMLEDYIQFDVWDSGTSVDVAWLNQVLQQGFESRLGYGIHNVNQRIQLHNGSNYGLTFVEVECGTLVQIRLPIKIIEEGTV; the protein is encoded by the coding sequence ATGCGCAGCGGATGGTTCAAAAAACGTAAATTACAGCCCACGCTGGTTGTACTTCTCAGTATATTTATTTTATTGCTGATGGGATTGCTTAGTATCGTTATGTATTACTCCACCTCCAGGCTGATTTCCTCCAAACTTAGTGAGGCTTCGTTATCAGAACTGGAGCAGGTCAATTCTCTGCTGAACCAGCGGATGACCTCCATTAAATCGACCGCCCTTTCCATTGTCATCAATCCGGAAATCAAAGAAATTCTTGCCCGGGGAAGCGTAGCGGATACTTATGAACAGATTAGAAATAACGAAAGTGCATCGCGCATTCTCTCCAATGCCGCCTATTCCCGGTCAGATATCAGTGAAATTATGATTGTTACTGACCGACTGAGTATCTATAACTACTCCAATCCGAATGGTTTTTATGAACTAAGCAGAATTGAGGACAAGCCTATATGGGCTTATGTAGATGACCGCAAAGAGGGCTTCATCCCTCCCCGTCCCAATGATATGCGAAATGACGGATACAATCCAAAGATTCTGACCTATTTTCATGAAATCGCTTACGGTGGGAAGAGTCTCGGATATGTGTTTATCAATCTGCAATTCAGCAGCTTCAAGAACCTCCTGCAAGGGACCGCTACTGGAAACAGGTTGTTCTATACCGATGAGAATAACGAAATGTACAACGATGAAGGAGATCTGCTCTCCGGTTCAGCTATGGATGAAATGCTCCGCTCTTTTGCCGACCATCTGCAAGGTTATACCTATACTCATTTGGATAGTAGCAAGTATCTAAGCATATTCACTTCTCCCAATGACTTCGGCTGGCGTATTATTCTGTTCAAGCCATACAAGGATGTAGTAGAAGGCATCTCTGGACTGTTCACCCGGCTGCTCCTGGTTGTTCTCATCTGCTTTATATTGGCGGTTATCGCTGTTATTTATTTCTCAAGGTCCATTACCCAGCCGCTCAAGCGGCTGATCCGGCAGATGAACAAGATTGGCCACGGCAACTTCGATATTCAGCTGGACTCGGATTACACCAATGAGATCGGCCAGCTGAATGAGCGATTTCGCATTATGTCGGTCAAAATTCATGATCTGATGGAAGAAAGCGAGAGGGAGCAGAATCAGCTGCGAGAGATGGAACTGAGGGCGCTGCAGTCCCAGATTAATCCCCATTTTCTCTACAATACACTTGATGCGATTAACTGGATGGCAATCCGTCTGAAGGCACCGGAGATCAGCAAAATGACGTCAAACCTGGGCAAGTTTTTTCGGCTGAGTCTGAATAAAGGACGTGAGCTTACTACCATTGCTGCTGAGCTGGAGCATCTGAACTCATATATCCACATTATGCGGTACAAGCACAATAACCGCTTTGAATATGAGGAAGATATTGCACCTGAACTGTTATCCTGTGAGACGATAAAAATTATTTTGCAGCCGCTTGTTGAGAATTGCTTCGTGCACGGATTAGGTCCAAGCAAAGGGGAAGGGCAAATCCGGGTGACCGGCCGAATGTTGGAGGATTATATCCAGTTCGATGTATGGGATAGCGGCACGAGTGTAGATGTTGCTTGGTTGAACCAGGTGCTCCAGCAGGGCTTTGAGTCCAGACTTGGTTATGGCATTCATAATGTAAACCAGCGCATCCAGCTGCATAACGGATCCAATTACGGATTAACTTTTGTGGAGGTTGAGTGCGGAACACTGGTACAGATCAGACTGCCCATTAAGATTATTGAGGAGGGGACAGTATAA
- a CDS encoding metallophosphoesterase, producing the protein MEQVILHLSDLHFGSERGNVSKIAKRALCLNNLLECIKERPPEWQPTLICISGDIGYSGSAEDYVEASDWLSRLLEVNIMCWKS; encoded by the coding sequence ATGGAACAAGTTATTCTACACCTATCGGATCTTCATTTTGGCTCTGAACGAGGAAACGTGTCGAAAATTGCAAAACGTGCTCTTTGCCTTAATAACTTGCTTGAATGCATAAAAGAGCGACCACCCGAATGGCAACCAACTTTAATATGTATTTCTGGAGATATTGGATATTCCGGTTCAGCTGAAGATTATGTAGAGGCCAGTGATTGGTTGTCGAGATTACTGGAAGTTAATATTATGTGCTGGAAATCATGA
- a CDS encoding metallophosphoesterase family protein — protein MEWPVPPHILKPFEHFTSFCKSFGIIPFKILNDEHYLVGAREVNGVRFVSFNSSWFCLDNDDKSKLWVGLPHIQAVENDGFLKLKRDSTDFPCIALIHHPREWLNDSEHTGYALGNRPSTIDYLAARCDLILTGHTHGGIRKPDKIADAAWNLTAGAAFDNPGHFNNFSIIKVKESGFSLRRFEFDPRASDRPWEEKRTPDFFNFGAYVSNDNPTKDSDVIIGSHVSEIQPINSQVLSFSQFPLELINQRIEYEVDLLRKSRYFIEFDTVESSLVLLTKLIEGELIGGSNSLRSQAIALCVRFMVRTYDISKLEEYLKIAISMGSCKEIEIAKAFIYSQKGELKNALSLLAGIDSPDSRSAAMMIISHHEGAEKAVNWPQVAGIKIVDLDLAGKVFFLSNLLELARWSDAMEIVDKLTEKDKDESPVLYHLVAIVYLTSAIPLELKATVLHQLPIDVRNFPLASDESAIQARRIAHRNFIKAAEIEDQLKLTTARMMDDEYAIWLEMTEPEFYNKGRRRLEEKLRDPRTSLRLVPLGLQFGIKLDLIMVEQEIERQIALNGGITRDAAMARFALAFTQKSPEDIANYVVRHSEELETYFDRKSLCFLQIDMFSKAGFADKANAELDRLLKEGLSTDEENRLRSIIAEAEETDILEIRKAQYKQTGSLSDLYSLVEELEAKEEWNSLCMYGEILFQKTRTIQDAELYATALNNAQETKLLVEMVKANIEFLPQSNKLHLMYCWALYFEGELLESRSEFEKIRNYIKDSNYRALQVNLGIALGEWHYLTAFVANEYIEKENRSARELINTAQLAFHITSPHAKELMFSAVEMGEDDANVLTAAYFLATNAGWENDLNISQWLQKAADVSCDDDGPLQRMSLKDLIDLKPEWDLRESETWQSLRRREIPQFLAAELLNRSLISLMLFPALLNLSEGDPRRKSTILAYSGNRQLRDFENVKVVGLDVTVLLTLGFLDLLEKVLDSFQKVYLPHSTLHWLFEEKQKVSFHQPSRIRDAHKVNNLISTGVLEKFVQTTIMDSDLSNQVGDTLAKLISEAEKEREDNTQCIVVRSFPVHRLNSLMEEYADLTGHTTTMSSCRAIVDKLRQKGQITIEEYKRAIAYLQFQEKPWPEQPEVKDGAILYLDDLTVNYFLHLGLLEKIQKAGFKIIVSSREALEAIELISYESISSDVMAVIERIRSVVSSGIQNGKIKIGRRQNISDLDKQSISDHPTVSVISLANYCDAIISDDRFLNQHESIDNGNAQALVLSSLDILDMLVSKEMINFDERLELRTKLRQAGYFCVPITDQELEASLIGASVLEGVIIETAELKAIRENILNVKMYDWLQIPEEAFWLETYFRVFIRVLMNLWEKEADLANVKAYSNWLLDLIDIRGWSHFYESESADDLIRNGRGGFILMLLTPTSDMPKETKTAYWDWLDERVSIPIKDESRDLYSWIVDWQKNWISEVPEKEIELISSKNQVSTHNVKSSVALLMLNQMSPTLRNSILEDQLLCKEYGIDENYYLIVIDSRLSFQRSELYQAIRKVYLGTSEVTVIDKDRTEWVLKLQDQKSTSLLVLSQGIQSFSLSQFTEFSEDRTIRLQSFEKVSFRVNLPTYERDTWRRILSERAFNDDEIERFHNDLHDTPFHIARSIRETFKNGNVNVSSLVPTSRIYYERMVGYYDGSLSIFEYATGVGRQHFKQLLEWNSYNGLLLCLYLSLHADLTAEINLKKMNSEELIRAFNFIEKYGDMVSQIGVVEIGLRVLSELPEIEPIIARIIKRIRDDNVYGEDSSFKLLSALFILVDGELSRIKLFSEEPPFYRRLASLSQAALIHRQLVNSNIDIEHFYKWAFYIRSEYYYVQTLADMRLEPRWNPDFASPSQFKAEFIGRILNAVKIYEKNLNKGELYDLVIGSDSKALLNEKNNLFYPGPLEGMLDSSNILPFELEELIQTQLSREEVEPSSFIALVNTAFIFKIEKKYAELAASTLKLGSYQFANVEGREQLLATLNGLSVVAAVARSESLANELQILVRRYRHDSQYKLSIEEAIRTCLVAAASYEDLNSWREFVGKWFTEMAFSQLEGNEGEVFLSFLQDLFHVVPELWFTCGKVDAALRAYISSRSL, from the coding sequence TTGGAGTGGCCAGTCCCACCTCATATTTTAAAGCCTTTCGAACATTTTACTTCCTTTTGTAAATCGTTTGGTATTATTCCCTTTAAAATTCTAAATGACGAGCATTATCTTGTAGGTGCTAGAGAAGTAAATGGTGTACGTTTTGTAAGTTTTAACTCATCTTGGTTTTGTTTAGATAATGACGACAAGTCTAAATTATGGGTAGGACTTCCACATATTCAAGCGGTGGAAAACGATGGATTTCTTAAGCTTAAACGAGACTCGACTGATTTCCCATGTATTGCTCTCATCCATCATCCGCGCGAATGGTTAAATGATAGTGAACATACAGGATATGCTCTGGGAAATCGTCCAAGCACAATTGATTATCTAGCCGCAAGATGCGATCTTATTCTAACTGGTCATACCCATGGAGGCATCAGGAAACCAGATAAGATAGCAGATGCTGCATGGAATCTTACTGCTGGAGCTGCATTTGATAATCCTGGACATTTTAATAACTTTTCTATAATAAAAGTTAAAGAAAGTGGATTTTCTTTGCGGAGATTTGAATTTGATCCAAGAGCAAGTGATCGTCCTTGGGAAGAAAAAAGAACACCAGATTTCTTCAATTTTGGTGCTTATGTTTCTAATGATAATCCAACAAAAGATTCAGATGTCATAATCGGATCGCATGTTAGTGAAATTCAGCCAATAAATTCCCAGGTACTCTCTTTCTCTCAATTCCCTTTAGAACTAATCAACCAAAGAATAGAATATGAAGTTGATTTACTACGGAAATCTCGATATTTTATTGAGTTTGATACAGTGGAGTCTTCACTAGTTCTTTTAACAAAACTAATTGAAGGGGAACTTATTGGAGGGAGCAATAGTTTAAGAAGTCAAGCAATAGCCTTGTGTGTACGCTTTATGGTACGAACATATGATATATCTAAGTTGGAAGAATATCTTAAAATTGCAATTTCAATGGGTAGTTGTAAGGAAATCGAAATTGCGAAAGCATTTATTTACTCACAGAAAGGTGAACTGAAAAATGCTTTAAGTCTCTTAGCCGGTATTGATTCACCAGATTCTCGTTCAGCAGCAATGATGATTATTTCTCATCATGAAGGAGCTGAGAAAGCGGTTAATTGGCCCCAGGTTGCTGGAATAAAAATAGTAGATCTAGATTTAGCGGGCAAAGTATTTTTTCTATCCAATCTGCTTGAACTTGCACGTTGGAGTGACGCAATGGAGATTGTTGACAAATTAACTGAAAAAGATAAGGATGAATCACCAGTTCTCTATCATCTGGTGGCAATTGTATATCTCACAAGTGCGATTCCATTGGAATTAAAAGCCACAGTGCTTCATCAATTACCAATAGATGTTAGGAACTTTCCGTTAGCATCAGATGAAAGTGCTATTCAAGCTCGTCGGATTGCACATCGAAACTTTATCAAAGCTGCTGAAATTGAAGATCAACTTAAGCTTACCACTGCAAGAATGATGGACGATGAATATGCAATTTGGCTAGAAATGACTGAACCGGAATTTTATAACAAAGGGAGAAGACGCTTAGAGGAGAAATTACGTGATCCTAGAACTTCTCTTCGACTTGTGCCTTTAGGGCTTCAGTTCGGGATTAAATTGGATCTTATAATGGTCGAACAGGAGATCGAACGACAAATTGCTCTCAATGGTGGTATTACTCGTGACGCAGCGATGGCTCGCTTTGCGCTTGCTTTTACCCAAAAAAGTCCAGAAGACATTGCAAATTATGTGGTTCGACACTCTGAAGAACTTGAGACTTACTTTGATAGAAAATCACTTTGTTTTCTCCAAATTGATATGTTTTCAAAAGCTGGGTTTGCTGATAAGGCTAACGCTGAGCTAGATAGACTATTAAAAGAAGGACTTTCTACCGATGAGGAAAATCGTTTGCGCAGTATTATAGCTGAAGCTGAAGAAACAGATATATTAGAAATTCGAAAAGCTCAATATAAACAAACTGGTTCATTAAGTGATTTATATAGTTTAGTAGAGGAACTTGAAGCTAAAGAAGAATGGAACAGTCTCTGTATGTACGGGGAGATTTTGTTTCAGAAGACGCGTACTATCCAAGATGCAGAGCTCTATGCAACGGCTTTGAATAACGCACAAGAAACAAAGCTGCTTGTTGAGATGGTAAAAGCTAATATAGAGTTCTTGCCACAATCTAACAAATTGCATTTAATGTATTGCTGGGCTCTTTATTTTGAGGGGGAATTACTTGAGTCTCGTTCTGAATTCGAGAAAATAAGAAATTATATAAAGGATAGCAACTACCGTGCCTTACAAGTTAACTTAGGAATAGCTCTTGGTGAGTGGCACTATCTTACTGCTTTTGTGGCTAACGAATATATAGAGAAAGAAAATAGAAGTGCTCGTGAATTGATAAACACTGCTCAACTTGCTTTTCACATAACTTCACCCCATGCAAAGGAATTGATGTTTTCAGCAGTAGAAATGGGTGAGGACGATGCCAATGTATTAACTGCTGCATACTTTTTGGCCACTAATGCAGGTTGGGAAAATGATTTAAATATTTCTCAATGGCTACAGAAGGCTGCAGATGTTTCATGTGATGACGACGGTCCACTTCAACGAATGTCACTTAAAGATTTAATAGATCTAAAGCCTGAATGGGATTTGCGAGAATCAGAAACGTGGCAGTCATTAAGACGTAGAGAAATCCCGCAGTTTCTTGCAGCAGAATTGCTAAATAGATCATTAATAAGTTTAATGTTATTTCCAGCACTTTTAAATTTGTCAGAGGGAGATCCAAGACGTAAATCTACTATTCTAGCCTATAGTGGCAATCGACAATTAAGAGACTTCGAGAATGTTAAAGTTGTAGGCTTAGATGTTACTGTATTGCTCACTTTAGGTTTTCTAGATCTCTTGGAAAAAGTACTAGATTCTTTTCAAAAAGTTTATCTTCCACATTCAACACTCCACTGGCTGTTCGAAGAGAAACAAAAGGTCTCATTCCATCAACCAAGTCGGATCAGAGATGCTCATAAAGTTAATAATTTGATCTCAACGGGTGTTTTGGAGAAATTTGTTCAAACTACAATTATGGATAGTGATTTATCAAACCAGGTTGGCGATACTCTTGCGAAGCTAATATCAGAAGCTGAAAAAGAGCGAGAGGATAATACACAATGTATTGTAGTCAGGTCTTTCCCTGTCCATCGTCTCAATTCACTTATGGAAGAATATGCTGATTTGACGGGACATACAACTACAATGAGTAGTTGTAGAGCTATTGTGGATAAGTTACGACAGAAAGGACAAATTACTATTGAAGAATATAAAAGAGCAATTGCTTATTTACAATTTCAAGAGAAACCTTGGCCAGAACAGCCTGAAGTTAAAGATGGTGCGATTCTCTATTTAGATGATTTGACTGTTAACTATTTTCTACACCTTGGATTGCTTGAAAAAATTCAAAAGGCAGGATTTAAGATAATTGTATCATCTAGAGAAGCGCTAGAAGCTATCGAACTAATCTCTTATGAGAGTATTTCGAGTGATGTTATGGCAGTAATAGAGCGGATAAGATCTGTTGTGAGTTCAGGGATTCAAAATGGAAAAATTAAGATTGGAAGAAGACAGAATATTAGTGATTTGGACAAGCAATCAATATCTGATCACCCAACTGTGAGTGTAATATCATTGGCGAATTACTGTGATGCTATTATTTCTGATGATCGGTTTCTTAATCAACATGAGTCTATAGATAACGGCAATGCTCAAGCACTAGTCCTATCATCGTTGGACATACTGGACATGCTCGTCTCCAAAGAAATGATCAATTTCGACGAGAGATTGGAGCTAAGAACTAAATTAAGACAGGCAGGTTATTTCTGTGTGCCTATAACTGATCAAGAATTGGAAGCTTCACTCATTGGGGCTTCAGTCTTGGAAGGAGTTATTATAGAAACAGCTGAGTTAAAAGCCATCCGGGAAAACATTTTAAATGTTAAAATGTACGATTGGCTGCAGATTCCTGAAGAAGCTTTTTGGCTTGAAACCTATTTTCGAGTGTTCATTAGAGTGCTAATGAATTTATGGGAAAAGGAAGCGGATTTAGCCAATGTTAAGGCATACTCTAACTGGTTATTGGATTTGATAGACATTCGAGGATGGAGTCATTTCTACGAGAGTGAAAGTGCGGATGATCTTATTAGGAATGGACGAGGCGGATTTATCTTGATGCTACTCACCCCCACTTCCGACATGCCCAAAGAAACGAAAACAGCATATTGGGATTGGTTGGACGAGAGAGTTTCAATTCCTATCAAAGATGAATCCCGAGATCTATACTCATGGATTGTAGATTGGCAAAAAAATTGGATTTCAGAAGTGCCAGAAAAAGAAATAGAGCTAATCAGTTCAAAGAACCAGGTGAGTACTCATAACGTTAAATCATCGGTTGCGTTGTTAATGTTAAACCAAATGTCTCCAACATTACGTAATTCTATACTTGAAGATCAACTATTATGTAAGGAATACGGCATAGACGAGAACTATTATCTTATAGTAATTGATTCTAGACTTTCGTTTCAACGCTCCGAACTTTATCAAGCAATTCGGAAAGTTTACTTAGGAACATCAGAAGTGACGGTAATAGATAAGGATAGAACCGAATGGGTGTTAAAGTTGCAGGATCAAAAGTCTACTTCCCTCCTTGTGCTTTCTCAGGGTATACAGAGTTTTAGTTTGTCTCAGTTTACTGAGTTTTCTGAGGATAGAACAATCCGTTTGCAATCATTTGAAAAGGTATCGTTTAGAGTCAATTTACCAACTTATGAACGAGATACTTGGAGGCGAATTCTTTCAGAACGTGCTTTTAATGATGATGAAATAGAAAGGTTTCATAACGATCTTCACGATACGCCCTTTCATATAGCGCGTTCAATCCGAGAAACTTTTAAAAATGGTAATGTAAATGTGTCATCATTAGTTCCAACTTCTAGGATATATTATGAAAGAATGGTGGGATATTATGACGGTAGTCTATCAATTTTTGAATATGCCACAGGGGTAGGCAGACAACACTTTAAACAATTATTAGAATGGAATTCATACAATGGTCTTCTATTATGCTTATATCTGTCATTGCATGCAGACCTCACTGCTGAGATAAATTTAAAAAAAATGAATAGTGAAGAACTTATTCGGGCTTTTAATTTTATAGAAAAATATGGGGATATGGTCTCGCAAATAGGTGTTGTTGAAATTGGTTTGCGAGTCCTTTCAGAGTTACCTGAGATTGAACCAATTATTGCTCGTATTATTAAACGTATTAGAGACGATAATGTTTATGGTGAGGATAGCAGTTTTAAATTACTCTCAGCATTGTTTATTCTAGTGGATGGGGAATTGTCAAGAATTAAGCTGTTTTCAGAGGAGCCTCCTTTCTATAGAAGGTTAGCTTCATTATCACAAGCTGCATTAATTCATCGTCAACTTGTGAATTCCAATATTGATATTGAACATTTTTATAAGTGGGCTTTCTATATTCGTTCAGAGTATTATTACGTTCAAACACTTGCTGATATGCGTTTAGAGCCTCGTTGGAACCCTGATTTTGCTTCACCATCTCAATTCAAGGCTGAATTCATTGGAAGGATACTAAATGCAGTCAAGATTTACGAAAAAAATCTCAATAAGGGTGAACTTTATGATCTTGTAATTGGAAGTGATTCTAAGGCATTACTCAATGAAAAAAACAACTTGTTTTATCCAGGACCATTAGAGGGTATGCTTGACAGTTCAAATATTCTACCATTTGAGCTTGAAGAGTTGATACAGACACAACTTAGTAGAGAGGAAGTAGAACCTTCATCATTTATTGCCTTAGTAAACACTGCTTTTATTTTTAAAATTGAAAAAAAATATGCAGAACTTGCTGCTAGTACTTTAAAATTAGGCAGTTATCAGTTTGCTAACGTAGAAGGTAGGGAGCAGTTATTAGCTACATTAAATGGTTTATCTGTTGTTGCAGCTGTTGCTAGAAGTGAATCCCTAGCTAATGAATTACAGATTCTTGTGAGAAGGTATAGACATGATTCCCAGTATAAGTTGTCAATAGAAGAGGCTATTAGAACATGTCTGGTTGCTGCGGCAAGTTATGAGGACCTAAATAGCTGGAGAGAGTTTGTGGGGAAGTGGTTTACTGAAATGGCGTTTAGCCAATTGGAAGGTAATGAGGGAGAAGTTTTTCTTTCTTTTCTGCAAGATCTTTTTCATGTAGTGCCAGAACTATGGTTTACGTGTGGAAAAGTCGATGCTGCCTTGAGGGCATATATTTCTAGTCGTAGTTTATAA
- a CDS encoding YolD-like family protein, whose translation MGKKLEEYGLWESSRVLLPEHKSRIPKDEREMLNRGKPVLDEQKLEEIECTLALSLRSHVRVTVVMHDPCGNKQLNGFVTSIHTHSREIKLQWAEEWKWIQVDDIVEAYIV comes from the coding sequence ATGGGCAAGAAGCTGGAAGAGTACGGCCTGTGGGAGAGCAGCAGAGTGCTGCTGCCAGAGCACAAAAGCCGGATACCGAAGGATGAACGGGAGATGCTGAACCGAGGAAAGCCCGTTCTGGATGAGCAGAAGCTGGAGGAGATTGAATGCACGCTGGCGCTGTCGCTGCGGAGCCATGTCCGGGTAACAGTAGTGATGCATGATCCTTGCGGGAACAAGCAGCTGAACGGCTTTGTGACTTCCATTCACACCCACTCGCGTGAGATCAAGCTGCAGTGGGCGGAGGAATGGAAGTGGATTCAGGTCGATGATATTGTCGAAGCTTACATTGTCTGA
- a CDS encoding helix-turn-helix domain-containing protein — translation MLKSNLRVLMAEHKIDDIAELMERSGLSRNSINKLYRETKLESIKLETLFKLCDTFKCMLSDLVEYEPEG, via the coding sequence GTGTTAAAAAGCAACCTGAGAGTACTAATGGCTGAACACAAAATTGACGACATCGCCGAACTAATGGAACGGTCTGGATTAAGCCGCAACTCAATTAATAAACTGTACAGGGAAACTAAACTTGAATCCATAAAGCTTGAAACCTTGTTTAAGCTGTGCGATACGTTCAAGTGCATGCTTTCGGATCTGGTGGAGTATGAGCCTGAGGGTTAG
- a CDS encoding WGxxGxxG family protein, translating into MKKLITTFACGTVLSMSLLGVGYASTATGTTGFDGTGTRMMNEQGNTMMNNTTGTTGTTGTMHNRAGENYNVTPLSNNTHTGRYRATSTTTNTTTGRGSNWGWLGLVGLLGLAGMRSRSGERDRH; encoded by the coding sequence TTGAAGAAGCTGATAACAACCTTTGCCTGCGGCACCGTATTGTCCATGAGTCTGCTTGGCGTAGGATATGCATCCACCGCCACCGGTACAACTGGCTTTGACGGAACCGGCACCCGTATGATGAATGAGCAGGGCAACACCATGATGAACAACACCACTGGTACAACAGGCACAACTGGTACTATGCATAACCGCGCCGGAGAGAACTACAACGTCACACCGCTGTCCAACAACACACATACAGGCAGATACCGGGCTACCAGCACCACGACTAATACAACCACCGGCAGGGGCTCCAATTGGGGCTGGCTGGGATTGGTCGGTCTGCTCGGACTGGCTGGCATGAGAAGCAGAAGCGGCGAACGCGATCGCCATTAG